A genomic stretch from Salvelinus namaycush isolate Seneca chromosome 25, SaNama_1.0, whole genome shotgun sequence includes:
- the LOC120020464 gene encoding choline-phosphate cytidylyltransferase A-like isoform X2 gives MEAHSSSRSSLSRKRRRDGSNGETEEVERPGKVPRSTVGLKDPAPYADELESVEDTPYLRVSMEEAKRGTPFDRPVRVYADGIFDVFHSGHARALMQAKGLFPNTHLIVGVCSDDLTHKFKGFTVMNEDERYDAVSHCRYVDEVVRNAPWTLTPEFLSKHRIDFVAHDDIPYTSAGQDDVYKHIKEAGMFAPTQRTEGISTSDIITRIVRDYDVYVRRNLQRGYTAKELNVSFINEKKYHLQERVDKVKRKVKDVEEKSKEFVQKVENKSIDLIQKWEEKSREFIGNFLQMFGPEGALKHMLKEGRGRMLQAISPSSSPTRERSPSPFLNKPSPSPPSHHSAARGYPISEDDESDED, from the exons ATGGAGGCCCACAGCTCAAGCCGGTCCAGCCTGtccaggaagaggaggagagatgggtcTAACGGAGAGACCGAGGAGGTAGAACGGCCAGGGAAAGTCCCAAGATCCACCGTG GGTTTAAAAGATCCCGCCCCCTATGCTGATGAGCTAGAGTCGGTTGAGGACACTCCATACCTGCGAGTCAGTATGGAGGAGGCCAAGAGGGGAACTCCAT TTGATAGGCCAGTTCGGGTATATGCAGATGGCATCTTTGATGTGTTCCACTCAGGCCATGCCCGGGCCCTCATGCAGGCCAAGGGCCTCTTTCCGAACACACACCTCATTGTGGGCG TGTGTAGTGATGACCTGACACACAAGTTCAAAGGGTTCACGGTGATGAACGAGGACGAGCGCTACGACGCAGTCAGCCACTGCCGCTACGTGGACGAGGTAGTCAGGAACGCGCCCTGGACGCTTACACCCGAGTTCCTCTCCAagcacaga ATCGACTTTGTTGCCCATGACGACATCCCATATACATCAGCAGGCCAGGACGACGTTTACAAGCACATCAAGGAGGCGG GCATGTTTGCACCTACCCAGAGAACGGAGGGAATCTCCACCTCGGACATCATCACGCGCATCGTCCGCGACTATGATGTGTACGTGAGACGCAACCTGCAACGCGGCTACACGGCCAAGGAGCTCAACGTCAGCTTCATCAAT GAGAAGAAGTACCACCTGCAAGAGCGTGTGGACAAGGTGAAGAGGAAGGTGAAAGATGTGGAGGAGAAGAGTAAAGAGTTTGTGCAGAAGGTGGAGAACAAGAGCATCGACCTCATCCAGAAGTGGGAGGAGAAGTCCCGGGAGTTCATTGGCAACTTTCTGCAGATGTTCGGCCCTGAGGGAGCACTG aagcACATGTTGAAGGAGGGCAGAGGCCGCATGCTGCAGGCCATCAGCCCCAGCAGCAGCCCCACCCGCGAGCGCTCCCCCTCGCCCTTCTTAAACAAGCCCTCACCTtcccctccatcccaccacaGCGCAGCACGGGGATACCCCATCAGCGAGGATGATGAGTCTGATGAAGATTAA
- the LOC120020465 gene encoding AP-2 complex subunit mu-A isoform X1 translates to MIGGLFIYNHKGEVLISRVYRDDIGRNAVDAFRVNVIHARQQVRSPVTNIARTSFFHVKRSNIWLAAVTKQNVNAAMVFEFLYKMCDVMAAYFGKVSEENIKNNFVLIYELLDEILDFGYPQNSETGALKTFITQQGIKGQHQTKEEQSQITSQVTGQIGWRREGIKYRRNELFLDVLESVNLLMSPQGQVLSAHVSGRVVMKSYLSGMPECKFGMNDKIVIDKAGKGGVTDEVGKSDLGGGGSTSGKQSIAIDDCTFNQCVRLSKFDSERSISFIPPDGEYELMRYRTTKDIILPFRVIPLVREVGRTKLEVKVVIKSNFKPSLLAQKIEVRIPTPLNTSGVQVICMKGKAKYKASENAIVWKIKRMAGMKESQISAEIELLPTNDKKKWARPPISMNFEVPFAPSGLKVRYLKVFESKLNYSDHDVVKWVRYIGRSGIYETRC, encoded by the exons ATGATTGGAGGACTGTTCATCTACAACCACAAAGGGGAGGTCCTTATCTCTCGTGTCTACCGCGATGACATAGG GCGCAACGCGGTGGACGCATTCCGTGTGAATGTGATCCATGCCCGGCAGCAGGTGCGCTCTCCTGTGACCAACATTGCACGTACCAGCTTCTTCCATGTCAAGCGCTCCAACATCTGGCTGGCGGCGGTCACCAAGCAGAATGTCAACGCTGCCATGGTGTTCGAGTTCCTCTACAAGATGTGTGACGTCATGGCCGCCTACTTTGGCAAGGTCAGCGAAGAGAACATCAAGAACAACTTTGTGCTGATCTATGAGCTGCTCGACG AGATCCTGGACTTCGGGTATCCCCAGAACTCTGAGACCGGAGCACTAAAGACCTTCATCACCCAGCAGGGCATCAAGGGTCAG CATCAG ACAAAGGAAGAGCAGTCTCAGATCACTAGTCAGGTGACTGGGCAGATTGGTTGGCGTCGCGAAGGCATCAAGTATCGGCGCAATGAGCTCTTCTTGGATGTGCTGGAGAGTGTCAACCTGCTTATGTCGCCTCAAG GTCAGGTCCTGAGTGCCCACGTGTCCGGCCGTGTGGTAATGAAGAGCTACCTCAGCGGAATGCCGGAGTGCAAATTTGGCATGAATGACAAAATTGTCATTGATAAGGCGGGTAAAGGCGGTGTCACTGATGAGGTGGGAAAGAG TGATTTGGGGGGAGGAGGAAG TACAAGTGGTAAGCAGTCCATAGCCATCGACGACTGTacattcaaccagtgtgtgcgtCTCAGTAAGTTTGACTCGGAGCGCAGCATCAGCTTCATCCCCCCGGATGGAGAGTATGAGCTCATGAG GTACCGTACCACTAAAGACATCATCCTACCTTTCCGAGTCATTCCGCTGGTCAGGGAGGTGGGCCGCACAAAACTGGAGGTCAAAGTGGTCATCAAGTCCAACTTCAAACCCTCGCTACTGGCCCAGAAAATTGAG GTGCGCATTCCCACGCCGCTCAACACAAGCGGTGTCCAGGTGATCTGCATGAAAGGCAAGGCCAAGTACAAGGCCAGCGAGAACGCCATCGTATGGAA GATCAAGCGCATGGCTGGGATGAAGGAATCTCAGATCAGTGCTGAAATCGAGCTACTGCCCACCAACGATAAGAAGAAGTGGGCCCGTCCTCCCATCTCCATGAACTTTGAG GTTCCATTTGCCCCCTCTGGGCTGAAGGTGCGTTACTTGAAGGTGTTTGAGTCCAAGCTGAACTACAGTGATCATGATGTTGTCAAATGGGTGCGCTACATTGGCCGAAGCGGCATCTACGAGACTCGATGTTAG
- the LOC120020461 gene encoding thioredoxin reductase-like selenoprotein T1a, whose product MAERLLPFSIIFLGVLSLYCAASADNSGIKKMKMQFATGPLLKFQICISUGYKRVFEEYMQVLYQRYPDIRIEGENYLPLPLYRHVASFLSMFKLALIGLIIIGKDPFALCGMQAPGVWVWGQENKIYACMMVFFFSNMIENQCMSTGAFEITLNDVPVWSKLESGHLPSMQQLVQILENEMKMNVPMDTLPHHRS is encoded by the exons ATGGCGGAGAGGTTGCTACCTTTTTCGATCATATTTCTAGGAGTTCTCTCCTTGTACTGTGCTGCGTCAGCTGATAACAGCGGCATTAAGAAGATGAAGATGCAATTTGCAACAGGGCCACTTCTTAAATTCCAAATCTG CATCTCCTGAGGGTACAAGAGGGTGTTTGAGGAGTACATGCAGGTCTTGTACCAGCGGTACCCAGACATCCGCATTGAGGGAGAGAACTACcttcctctacccctctaccg ACACGTTGCTTCCTTCCTGTCCATGTTCAAGCTGGCACTGATCGGACTGATCATCATCGGCAAGGACCCTTTTGCCCTCTGCGGTATGCAAGCCCCAGGCGTCTGGGTCTGGGGACAGGAGAATAAG ATTTATGCCTGCATGATGGTGTTTTTCTTCAGCAACATGATTGAAAACCAGTGTATGTCAACAGGAGCGTTTGAAATCACGTTAAACG ATGTGCCAGTGTGGTCCAAGCTGGAGTCGGGTCACCTGCCCTCCATGCAGCAGCTGGTCCAGATCCTGGAGAACGAGATGAAGATGAATGTACCCATGGACACACTCCCCCACCACCGCTCCTAA
- the LOC120020463 gene encoding stress-associated endoplasmic reticulum protein 1: MVAKQRIRMANEKHSKNITQRGNVAKSTRNPQDDKVAVGPWLLALFIFVVCGSAIFQIIQSIRMGM, translated from the exons ATGGTCGCCAAACAGAGGATTCGTATGGCCAACGAAAAACACAGCAAGAATATCACGCAAAGAGGCAACGTAGCCAAATCTACG AGAAACCCTCAAGATGATAAGGTGGCTGTGGGACCCTGGCTGTTGGCCCTCTTCATCTTTGTTGTGTGTGGATCAG CTATCTTCCAGATCATTCAGAGCATTCGGATGGGCATGTAG
- the LOC120020464 gene encoding choline-phosphate cytidylyltransferase A-like isoform X1: MTDSPGMEAHSSSRSSLSRKRRRDGSNGETEEVERPGKVPRSTVGLKDPAPYADELESVEDTPYLRVSMEEAKRGTPFDRPVRVYADGIFDVFHSGHARALMQAKGLFPNTHLIVGVCSDDLTHKFKGFTVMNEDERYDAVSHCRYVDEVVRNAPWTLTPEFLSKHRIDFVAHDDIPYTSAGQDDVYKHIKEAGMFAPTQRTEGISTSDIITRIVRDYDVYVRRNLQRGYTAKELNVSFINEKKYHLQERVDKVKRKVKDVEEKSKEFVQKVENKSIDLIQKWEEKSREFIGNFLQMFGPEGALKHMLKEGRGRMLQAISPSSSPTRERSPSPFLNKPSPSPPSHHSAARGYPISEDDESDED; the protein is encoded by the exons ATGACagacag CCCCGGGATGGAGGCCCACAGCTCAAGCCGGTCCAGCCTGtccaggaagaggaggagagatgggtcTAACGGAGAGACCGAGGAGGTAGAACGGCCAGGGAAAGTCCCAAGATCCACCGTG GGTTTAAAAGATCCCGCCCCCTATGCTGATGAGCTAGAGTCGGTTGAGGACACTCCATACCTGCGAGTCAGTATGGAGGAGGCCAAGAGGGGAACTCCAT TTGATAGGCCAGTTCGGGTATATGCAGATGGCATCTTTGATGTGTTCCACTCAGGCCATGCCCGGGCCCTCATGCAGGCCAAGGGCCTCTTTCCGAACACACACCTCATTGTGGGCG TGTGTAGTGATGACCTGACACACAAGTTCAAAGGGTTCACGGTGATGAACGAGGACGAGCGCTACGACGCAGTCAGCCACTGCCGCTACGTGGACGAGGTAGTCAGGAACGCGCCCTGGACGCTTACACCCGAGTTCCTCTCCAagcacaga ATCGACTTTGTTGCCCATGACGACATCCCATATACATCAGCAGGCCAGGACGACGTTTACAAGCACATCAAGGAGGCGG GCATGTTTGCACCTACCCAGAGAACGGAGGGAATCTCCACCTCGGACATCATCACGCGCATCGTCCGCGACTATGATGTGTACGTGAGACGCAACCTGCAACGCGGCTACACGGCCAAGGAGCTCAACGTCAGCTTCATCAAT GAGAAGAAGTACCACCTGCAAGAGCGTGTGGACAAGGTGAAGAGGAAGGTGAAAGATGTGGAGGAGAAGAGTAAAGAGTTTGTGCAGAAGGTGGAGAACAAGAGCATCGACCTCATCCAGAAGTGGGAGGAGAAGTCCCGGGAGTTCATTGGCAACTTTCTGCAGATGTTCGGCCCTGAGGGAGCACTG aagcACATGTTGAAGGAGGGCAGAGGCCGCATGCTGCAGGCCATCAGCCCCAGCAGCAGCCCCACCCGCGAGCGCTCCCCCTCGCCCTTCTTAAACAAGCCCTCACCTtcccctccatcccaccacaGCGCAGCACGGGGATACCCCATCAGCGAGGATGATGAGTCTGATGAAGATTAA
- the LOC120020465 gene encoding AP-2 complex subunit mu-A isoform X2, with amino-acid sequence MIGGLFIYNHKGEVLISRVYRDDIGRNAVDAFRVNVIHARQQVRSPVTNIARTSFFHVKRSNIWLAAVTKQNVNAAMVFEFLYKMCDVMAAYFGKVSEENIKNNFVLIYELLDEILDFGYPQNSETGALKTFITQQGIKGQHQTKEEQSQITSQVTGQIGWRREGIKYRRNELFLDVLESVNLLMSPQGQVLSAHVSGRVVMKSYLSGMPECKFGMNDKIVIDKAGKGGVTDEVGKSTSGKQSIAIDDCTFNQCVRLSKFDSERSISFIPPDGEYELMRYRTTKDIILPFRVIPLVREVGRTKLEVKVVIKSNFKPSLLAQKIEVRIPTPLNTSGVQVICMKGKAKYKASENAIVWKIKRMAGMKESQISAEIELLPTNDKKKWARPPISMNFEVPFAPSGLKVRYLKVFESKLNYSDHDVVKWVRYIGRSGIYETRC; translated from the exons ATGATTGGAGGACTGTTCATCTACAACCACAAAGGGGAGGTCCTTATCTCTCGTGTCTACCGCGATGACATAGG GCGCAACGCGGTGGACGCATTCCGTGTGAATGTGATCCATGCCCGGCAGCAGGTGCGCTCTCCTGTGACCAACATTGCACGTACCAGCTTCTTCCATGTCAAGCGCTCCAACATCTGGCTGGCGGCGGTCACCAAGCAGAATGTCAACGCTGCCATGGTGTTCGAGTTCCTCTACAAGATGTGTGACGTCATGGCCGCCTACTTTGGCAAGGTCAGCGAAGAGAACATCAAGAACAACTTTGTGCTGATCTATGAGCTGCTCGACG AGATCCTGGACTTCGGGTATCCCCAGAACTCTGAGACCGGAGCACTAAAGACCTTCATCACCCAGCAGGGCATCAAGGGTCAG CATCAG ACAAAGGAAGAGCAGTCTCAGATCACTAGTCAGGTGACTGGGCAGATTGGTTGGCGTCGCGAAGGCATCAAGTATCGGCGCAATGAGCTCTTCTTGGATGTGCTGGAGAGTGTCAACCTGCTTATGTCGCCTCAAG GTCAGGTCCTGAGTGCCCACGTGTCCGGCCGTGTGGTAATGAAGAGCTACCTCAGCGGAATGCCGGAGTGCAAATTTGGCATGAATGACAAAATTGTCATTGATAAGGCGGGTAAAGGCGGTGTCACTGATGAGGTGGGAAAGAG TACAAGTGGTAAGCAGTCCATAGCCATCGACGACTGTacattcaaccagtgtgtgcgtCTCAGTAAGTTTGACTCGGAGCGCAGCATCAGCTTCATCCCCCCGGATGGAGAGTATGAGCTCATGAG GTACCGTACCACTAAAGACATCATCCTACCTTTCCGAGTCATTCCGCTGGTCAGGGAGGTGGGCCGCACAAAACTGGAGGTCAAAGTGGTCATCAAGTCCAACTTCAAACCCTCGCTACTGGCCCAGAAAATTGAG GTGCGCATTCCCACGCCGCTCAACACAAGCGGTGTCCAGGTGATCTGCATGAAAGGCAAGGCCAAGTACAAGGCCAGCGAGAACGCCATCGTATGGAA GATCAAGCGCATGGCTGGGATGAAGGAATCTCAGATCAGTGCTGAAATCGAGCTACTGCCCACCAACGATAAGAAGAAGTGGGCCCGTCCTCCCATCTCCATGAACTTTGAG GTTCCATTTGCCCCCTCTGGGCTGAAGGTGCGTTACTTGAAGGTGTTTGAGTCCAAGCTGAACTACAGTGATCATGATGTTGTCAAATGGGTGCGCTACATTGGCCGAAGCGGCATCTACGAGACTCGATGTTAG